Proteins from a single region of Polycladomyces zharkentensis:
- a CDS encoding phage portal protein: MQLNLRQRLKVAWNVIRNKYSEAGYDFVKWFSPSNIFASRTGNILATNETIFAAITRLSNAMASLPLKLYRDFTPVNNRISDMIANSPNPNMTSFEFIRTLEVMRDTFGNGYALKMYDGNYQVESLLLLDPSRVEPVIEDNTYELWYEVQGKNGHYYVHNMDMIHVKHIAVTGQTIVYNSVGYKGISPIDVLRNTVDYDWKVRTFSLDQMDSAIRASFILKMNTTLSKEKKTEILNNFKEFYQANGGVIIQEAGTEINPIERSIIDTKVFDVEKITRSRVATVFNMPVHMLGEIEGTSYSSMEQLYLEFVQGTLLPIVRQYEQEFNRKLLTEQERLRGLTFKFNVNALLRGDIKTRGEFYFKGIRSGWFTPNEVRAYEELPPLDGGEKLYMSKDLAPIDDPTRTGKEVNAKNEPKTDAGSG; the protein is encoded by the coding sequence ATGCAACTGAATCTACGGCAACGGCTCAAAGTCGCCTGGAATGTTATACGGAACAAGTACAGCGAAGCTGGATACGATTTTGTGAAGTGGTTTTCACCGAGCAATATCTTTGCCAGTAGAACGGGGAACATACTTGCAACGAACGAAACCATTTTCGCGGCGATCACCCGGCTTTCAAATGCCATGGCGAGTTTGCCTTTGAAGCTCTATAGGGATTTCACGCCGGTCAACAATCGGATCTCGGACATGATAGCGAACTCGCCGAATCCAAACATGACCAGTTTTGAGTTTATCCGAACCCTGGAAGTGATGCGCGATACCTTCGGGAACGGCTACGCGCTGAAGATGTATGACGGGAACTATCAAGTGGAATCGCTTCTGCTGTTGGACCCGTCCAGAGTTGAACCAGTCATCGAGGATAATACCTATGAACTTTGGTATGAGGTTCAAGGCAAAAACGGTCATTACTACGTTCACAACATGGACATGATTCACGTCAAACACATCGCCGTAACAGGTCAAACGATCGTCTATAACTCAGTCGGATACAAGGGAATCAGCCCGATCGATGTCCTTCGAAACACGGTGGATTATGACTGGAAAGTCCGGACTTTCAGCCTGGATCAGATGGACAGCGCCATCCGGGCGTCGTTCATCCTGAAGATGAACACGACCCTGTCGAAAGAGAAAAAGACTGAGATCCTGAACAACTTCAAGGAGTTTTACCAGGCCAACGGAGGCGTGATCATCCAAGAAGCCGGGACCGAGATCAACCCGATCGAGAGAAGTATCATCGACACGAAAGTGTTTGATGTTGAGAAGATCACCCGTTCCCGGGTGGCCACCGTCTTCAACATGCCAGTCCATATGCTGGGCGAAATAGAGGGTACGAGTTATTCCAGCATGGAACAATTGTACCTTGAGTTTGTACAGGGGACACTTTTACCGATCGTCCGGCAGTACGAACAAGAGTTCAATCGAAAGCTGCTAACGGAACAAGAGCGTTTGCGTGGACTTACTTTCAAGTTCAACGTGAACGCTCTTTTGCGTGGGGACATCAAAACACGCGGGGAGTTCTATTTCAAGGGGATCCGCTCCGGGTGGTTTACTCCTAACGAGGTACGAGCGTATGAAGAGCTTCCGCCACTTGATGGAGGCGAAAAGCTCTATATGAGCAAGGACTTGGCCCCGATCGATGATCCTACACGGACTGGAAAGGAGGTGAACGCGAAGAATGAGCCAAAAACCGACGCCGGTAGTGGATAA
- a CDS encoding P27 family phage terminase small subunit, with protein sequence MYKPKKIIKHKEAKKLFQIITQELEKEGNLNDRTMIIVDNMVLLEQLKQEHMDDIKERGVVELFKNGSQEMFRENKSVDKILKIVEQQRKLQAELKLTPASDKRIAEVVTVDEFEAF encoded by the coding sequence GTGTACAAACCAAAGAAGATAATCAAGCACAAAGAAGCCAAGAAACTGTTCCAGATCATCACGCAGGAACTGGAAAAAGAGGGGAACCTCAATGACCGGACGATGATCATCGTTGATAATATGGTGTTGCTGGAACAGTTGAAACAGGAACACATGGACGATATCAAGGAACGTGGCGTGGTGGAACTGTTCAAAAACGGCTCCCAGGAGATGTTTCGGGAAAACAAATCGGTTGACAAAATCCTGAAGATCGTGGAGCAACAACGGAAATTGCAAGCTGAGCTGAAACTAACACCCGCCTCTGACAAGCGGATCGCGGAGGTGGTGACAGTGGATGAGTTCGAAGCGTTCTGA
- a CDS encoding terminase large subunit, which produces MSSKRSDLLTTPYAKDVIAGRIIVSRKVRQACERHLRDLQRQGTDDFPYVFDEEKALRPITFIQRFCKPSKGNYKRLELQSWQHFVIGSLYGWVHKDTKLRRFKEGLIFVARKNGKSTMVSGLANYGCSKDGEKGADVYLLANSMKQARVIFDECQKMIKSSPLLFKHFRTLRDAIHFDQTFSKIEPQASDSEKLDGLNTHLAIFDEIHEYKDYKLINVIKNSTGARTQPLILYITTAGYQLDGPLMDYYEKAADVLEGVIQDERSFYFIAELDEDDDIDNPHNWVKPNPNLGVTIDLDTMIEEWNARKSIPAERNDFITKRLNLFVQSDEQSFIDYEVIKRNDGWVDLAKLSGRNCVGGFDLSQTEDFTAACLEFPLDDGRVFVLSHSFVPRRKVELDNEKLPFREWAKEGLLTICPGDYVDYKYVLDWFLKQSERFAIDLITYDPANAYRLVEDLKVHGFQTQVVRQGALTLSPAMKDMKELLLDGKVVYNRNKLFRWYLNNVKLVEDRNGNWMPTKQNRYRKIDGFAAWLNAHTEVMKRMAVPQPSGEVEFVSINDLLRG; this is translated from the coding sequence ATGAGTTCGAAGCGTTCTGATCTGCTTACCACCCCATACGCCAAGGATGTCATTGCCGGCCGAATTATCGTTTCCAGGAAGGTCCGGCAGGCTTGTGAACGCCATTTAAGAGATTTGCAGCGCCAAGGAACAGATGATTTTCCCTATGTATTCGATGAGGAAAAAGCCTTGCGGCCGATTACGTTCATCCAACGGTTTTGCAAGCCATCCAAAGGTAACTACAAGCGCTTGGAGCTTCAGTCGTGGCAACACTTCGTGATCGGCTCCCTATACGGTTGGGTTCATAAAGACACCAAGCTCCGTCGATTCAAAGAGGGGCTTATTTTTGTTGCTAGGAAAAACGGTAAAAGTACCATGGTTAGCGGTCTGGCCAACTATGGATGTTCCAAGGATGGTGAGAAAGGCGCAGATGTTTACCTTTTGGCCAACAGTATGAAGCAGGCACGGGTCATCTTTGACGAGTGCCAAAAGATGATAAAGTCATCTCCACTTCTGTTCAAACACTTCAGGACGTTACGGGACGCAATCCATTTTGATCAGACGTTCTCGAAGATTGAACCGCAAGCGTCCGACAGTGAGAAGCTGGACGGTTTGAATACTCATCTCGCCATATTTGATGAAATCCACGAGTACAAGGACTACAAGCTGATTAATGTCATTAAAAACAGTACCGGTGCCCGGACACAACCACTCATCCTGTACATCACAACCGCCGGGTATCAGTTGGATGGGCCGCTGATGGACTATTACGAAAAGGCGGCTGACGTGCTAGAAGGCGTGATTCAGGATGAACGGTCCTTTTATTTTATAGCCGAATTGGATGAGGACGACGATATCGACAATCCGCACAATTGGGTAAAACCGAACCCGAACCTGGGTGTAACCATCGACCTTGACACCATGATCGAGGAGTGGAATGCCCGGAAGAGCATCCCGGCGGAGCGAAACGACTTCATCACCAAGCGACTGAACCTATTCGTTCAGTCCGATGAGCAGTCTTTCATCGACTACGAAGTGATCAAGCGGAATGATGGATGGGTGGACCTTGCCAAGTTGTCTGGCCGGAACTGTGTGGGTGGATTTGACCTGTCCCAGACCGAGGATTTTACTGCTGCATGTCTGGAGTTTCCGCTCGATGATGGGCGGGTTTTTGTGTTGTCACATTCTTTTGTGCCACGAAGGAAAGTAGAGTTGGACAATGAGAAACTGCCTTTTCGAGAGTGGGCAAAGGAAGGATTGCTGACGATTTGTCCGGGAGACTATGTGGATTATAAATATGTCCTTGATTGGTTTTTAAAGCAGTCGGAGCGGTTTGCTATCGATCTGATCACCTACGATCCGGCCAATGCTTACCGGTTGGTAGAAGATTTGAAAGTGCACGGGTTTCAAACACAGGTTGTCCGACAAGGGGCGTTGACACTCAGTCCAGCGATGAAGGACATGAAGGAACTTCTGCTTGATGGAAAGGTGGTATACAACCGGAACAAGCTTTTCCGCTGGTACCTCAACAACGTGAAACTGGTGGAAGACCGTAATGGCAACTGGATGCCGACCAAACAAAACCGGTATCGGAAGATCGACGGATTCGCCGCCTGGCTAAATGCTCACACCGAAGTGATGAAGCGCATGGCAGTGCCGCAACCCAGCGGGGAAGTAGAATTTGTTTCGATCAATGACCTGTTAAGGGGGTGA